The Vibrio chagasii genome includes a region encoding these proteins:
- the mrdA gene encoding penicillin-binding protein 2, translated as MLRKRSQIRDYKAEARLFTSRAFVAFAGIIVMMSLLVVNLYNIQVNQYQDYKTRSNDNRIKVVPIAPNRGLIYDRNGVLLAENRPVFNLEITPEKIKDMDDTLVRLQELIEIPPERIERFNRERRNSRRFKSVPILNQLTESQVAVFSVNQHKFPGVEVTGTLKRFYPYGDVLTHVIGYVSRINDRDMQRLVREEKDANYQATRDIGKLGIERYYEDLLHGTAGYQEVEVNSRGRVIRTLKFVPSVPGKDIVLNLDINLQLYVHKLLDGRRGSAVVLDPKDNGVLAMVSSPSYDPNAFVHGISSKGYNALLQDKNRPLVNRTTLGIYPPASTIKPFMAVAALQEGVITPNTTRNDPGYWKIPNSKTRPFRDWLRWGHGKVDIVKAIEESVDTFFYQIAYDLGIDRISKWMMMFGFGDYTGIDIYEESKANMPTRDWKMARHRVPWYQGDTIPVGIGQGYWTATPMQIAKATSVLVNKGEVTAPHLLRATIENGHPFDEQVMSDIETYPPLTGVKKKYWDIAQEGMKLANHGKKGTARRSFQNMSYVTAGKSGTAQVFGLKEDEEYNADEIAEHLRDHALFTGYAPLEDPEAVVTIVLENAGGGSSNGGPVVRRILDHIILAEDYQSEPIK; from the coding sequence ATGTTACGTAAACGTAGCCAAATCCGTGATTACAAAGCAGAAGCACGACTATTTACTAGTCGTGCTTTTGTTGCGTTTGCAGGCATCATAGTCATGATGTCATTGTTGGTTGTTAACCTGTACAACATTCAGGTCAATCAATATCAAGACTATAAAACTCGCTCTAACGACAACCGTATTAAAGTGGTGCCAATCGCACCAAACCGTGGTTTGATTTACGATCGAAACGGTGTACTTCTTGCCGAGAACCGTCCGGTTTTCAACCTAGAAATCACCCCCGAAAAAATCAAAGATATGGACGATACACTTGTCCGTCTACAAGAGTTAATTGAGATCCCACCAGAGCGTATTGAACGATTTAACCGTGAGCGCCGTAATTCACGACGCTTTAAATCAGTACCCATTCTTAATCAGCTGACAGAATCACAGGTAGCTGTCTTCTCGGTAAATCAACACAAATTCCCAGGTGTTGAAGTTACAGGTACTTTAAAGCGCTTCTACCCGTATGGTGATGTGCTTACCCACGTTATTGGTTATGTCTCTCGTATCAACGACCGTGATATGCAGCGCTTGGTACGGGAAGAAAAAGACGCCAATTACCAAGCGACTCGTGATATAGGTAAGCTCGGTATCGAACGTTATTACGAAGATTTGCTACACGGCACAGCCGGCTATCAAGAAGTTGAAGTCAATAGCCGCGGGCGAGTTATCCGCACGCTCAAATTTGTTCCTTCTGTTCCGGGTAAAGATATTGTACTGAACCTGGATATCAACCTTCAGCTTTACGTTCATAAGCTACTCGATGGACGCCGTGGCTCAGCAGTTGTATTGGATCCAAAAGATAATGGCGTATTGGCGATGGTTTCAAGCCCGAGCTATGACCCTAATGCGTTCGTACATGGCATTTCTTCTAAAGGTTATAACGCACTACTTCAGGACAAAAATCGTCCTCTAGTAAACCGAACCACACTTGGTATCTATCCACCAGCATCAACGATCAAACCCTTCATGGCCGTTGCAGCTTTACAAGAAGGTGTCATCACACCGAATACCACACGTAACGACCCTGGCTACTGGAAGATCCCGAACTCAAAAACTCGACCATTCCGAGATTGGTTACGTTGGGGACACGGTAAAGTCGATATCGTAAAAGCCATCGAAGAGTCGGTGGACACTTTCTTCTACCAGATCGCGTATGACCTAGGTATAGACCGCATATCCAAATGGATGATGATGTTTGGATTTGGCGACTACACGGGCATCGATATCTACGAAGAAAGTAAAGCTAACATGCCAACCCGAGACTGGAAAATGGCCAGACACCGTGTGCCTTGGTACCAAGGTGACACAATCCCTGTAGGTATCGGTCAAGGCTACTGGACGGCCACACCAATGCAGATTGCAAAAGCGACCTCCGTGCTGGTCAATAAGGGCGAGGTAACAGCACCTCACCTATTGCGTGCCACAATTGAAAACGGTCACCCATTCGACGAGCAAGTTATGTCGGACATTGAAACTTACCCGCCACTAACAGGCGTTAAGAAGAAGTACTGGGATATCGCTCAAGAAGGTATGAAGCTGGCTAACCACGGTAAAAAAGGGACAGCAAGACGCTCATTTCAAAATATGTCTTACGTTACCGCAGGTAAGTCAGGTACAGCACAAGTCTTTGGTCTGAAAGAAGATGAAGAGTACAACGCCGATGAAATCGCTGAGCACCTACGTGACCACGCATTGTTTACTGGCTATGCACCGCTTGAAGACCCAGAGGCCGTTGTCACTATCGTTCTCGAAAATGCTGGCGGTGGTTCATCGAATGGCGGCCCAGTAGTAAGACGAATTCTAGACCACATTATCCTTGCAGAAGATTATCAAAGCGAGCCAATAAAATAA
- the rlmH gene encoding 23S rRNA (pseudouridine(1915)-N(3))-methyltransferase RlmH, whose protein sequence is MKIQLIAVGTKMPKWVEEGFNEYKRRFPHDMPLELVEITAGKRGKNADIARILQKEGEAMLAAVPKGNRIVTLDIPGRKWDTPQLAEQLESWKLDGRDVSILIGGPEGLAPACKAAADQSWSLSALTLPHPLVRVIMAESLYRAWSITANHPYHRE, encoded by the coding sequence TTGAAGATCCAGTTAATCGCGGTTGGCACGAAAATGCCGAAGTGGGTTGAAGAAGGGTTTAACGAATATAAACGCCGCTTCCCTCACGACATGCCGTTAGAACTTGTTGAAATCACAGCAGGCAAGCGTGGTAAGAACGCTGATATCGCTCGTATCCTTCAAAAGGAAGGCGAAGCCATGTTGGCTGCGGTGCCAAAAGGCAACCGAATTGTCACTCTAGATATCCCAGGAAGAAAGTGGGACACACCACAACTTGCTGAGCAATTGGAAAGCTGGAAATTGGATGGACGTGATGTTTCTATCCTGATTGGCGGGCCTGAAGGATTAGCACCTGCATGTAAAGCGGCCGCAGACCAAAGTTGGTCTCTGTCTGCGCTTACTCTCCCTCACCCATTAGTACGCGTTATCATGGCTGAAAGCTTGTATCGAGCTTGGAGCATCACTGCTAACCACCCTTATCATCGAGAATAA
- the rsfS gene encoding ribosome silencing factor → MLREELKDFLADKADDMKAESIVTIDVEGKSSVTDYMIVCTGTSKRHVASIAQHVADEVKKAGLEPLGMDGQQEGEWVVLDMGTSMLHVMQEEHRELYQLEKLWG, encoded by the coding sequence GTGTTACGTGAAGAACTAAAAGACTTTCTTGCAGACAAAGCTGACGACATGAAAGCAGAATCTATTGTGACCATCGATGTAGAAGGCAAATCAAGTGTGACGGATTACATGATCGTTTGTACTGGTACTTCTAAGCGCCACGTAGCTTCAATTGCTCAGCATGTTGCAGACGAAGTAAAGAAAGCCGGTCTTGAGCCACTTGGTATGGACGGCCAGCAAGAAGGTGAATGGGTTGTACTAGATATGGGTACAAGTATGCTTCACGTTATGCAAGAAGAGCATCGTGAACTGTACCAACTAGAAAAACTTTGGGGCTAA
- the holA gene encoding DNA polymerase III subunit delta: MRIFADRLPEQLAKQLSNVYLIFGNEPLLLQESREAIQKAAKQQGFEERHRFAIDNSMDWNQVYDCTQALSLFSSRQIIELELPESGVNAAIAKELLAISEHIHSDILLILVGTKLTKAQENAKWFKALSSQGHWVSCLTPDVSRLPQFVQARCRQVGLSPDPEAIQMLAQWHEGNLFALTQSLEKLALQYPDGKLTLVRLEESLSRHNHFTPFHWSDALLAGKGNRAQRILRQLEAEGVEPVILLRSVQRELALLLQMQQQMKLMPIGQVFEKHRIWQSKKPLYNAALTRVSISQLHSLFALLTQAELITKTQYEQSPWPLIHQLSVEFCIPSASIPSHA; the protein is encoded by the coding sequence ATGCGTATTTTTGCTGACCGCTTACCAGAACAACTTGCTAAACAGCTGAGCAACGTTTACCTGATCTTTGGTAATGAACCACTGCTATTGCAAGAAAGCCGAGAAGCGATTCAAAAAGCGGCTAAACAACAAGGTTTCGAGGAACGTCACCGCTTTGCGATTGATAATAGTATGGACTGGAACCAAGTCTATGACTGTACTCAAGCGCTAAGCCTGTTTTCTAGCCGTCAAATCATTGAGCTTGAACTACCAGAGTCAGGCGTGAATGCCGCAATAGCCAAAGAACTGTTGGCTATCTCTGAGCATATCCACAGCGATATCTTGCTAATTCTTGTTGGCACCAAACTGACAAAAGCTCAAGAAAACGCTAAATGGTTTAAAGCACTCTCTAGCCAAGGGCATTGGGTAAGTTGCCTGACGCCTGATGTCAGCAGGCTACCTCAGTTTGTTCAAGCACGCTGTCGCCAAGTCGGATTATCGCCAGATCCTGAAGCTATTCAGATGCTGGCGCAGTGGCATGAAGGCAACCTGTTTGCACTTACACAAAGCCTCGAAAAACTGGCACTTCAGTATCCAGATGGAAAGCTAACCTTAGTACGCTTAGAAGAGTCTCTGAGCCGCCACAACCACTTTACGCCATTCCACTGGAGTGACGCCCTACTGGCAGGGAAAGGGAATCGAGCACAGAGAATCCTAAGACAACTCGAAGCTGAAGGTGTCGAACCGGTTATTCTGCTGCGAAGCGTACAACGAGAACTTGCATTGCTACTGCAAATGCAGCAACAAATGAAACTCATGCCGATCGGTCAGGTTTTCGAAAAACATCGTATCTGGCAATCGAAAAAGCCGCTTTATAACGCCGCGCTAACAAGAGTTTCAATTTCTCAATTACACTCACTGTTTGCGTTGCTGACCCAAGCAGAATTGATAACAAAAACTCAGTATGAGCAGTCGCCTTGGCCACTAATCCATCAGTTAAGCGTTGAGTTTTGTATCCCTTCAGCTTCAATACCATCTCACGCATAA
- a CDS encoding LPS-assembly lipoprotein LptE, which produces MRLISLSSLKVTIVVLTVSLLSACGFHLRGDYSVPEELNKISVTSYDQYSTFTRMMKGQLRMNDVEIVPPAENTPNLHIISESVGERTLSLYQNTRAAEKELTFRASYRVTIPDLGAKTFSTSVTRSYLDNPLTALAKSVERDMIEDEMRKLATSQILRQMARLKANIAAGSMNLESLETVQVKELEKQYNIKNVEIDDVEIEPSTEQQPELSESAQ; this is translated from the coding sequence ATGCGCCTGATTTCACTATCTTCATTGAAAGTTACTATTGTTGTTCTAACCGTTAGCCTACTTAGTGCCTGTGGTTTTCACCTACGTGGTGACTACTCAGTACCAGAAGAACTCAACAAGATCTCAGTAACCAGTTACGACCAATACAGTACGTTCACACGTATGATGAAAGGCCAACTGCGCATGAATGATGTTGAAATTGTGCCACCAGCTGAAAATACCCCTAACCTGCACATCATTAGTGAGAGTGTTGGTGAGCGTACTTTATCGCTATACCAAAATACTCGTGCTGCTGAGAAAGAACTTACGTTCCGCGCTTCATACCGCGTAACGATTCCAGATCTCGGTGCAAAAACCTTCTCAACCAGTGTTACCCGCAGTTACCTCGATAACCCGTTAACGGCTCTTGCAAAATCTGTTGAACGCGACATGATCGAAGATGAAATGCGCAAGCTAGCAACTAGCCAAATCCTTCGTCAGATGGCTCGCCTAAAAGCCAACATTGCCGCTGGTAGCATGAATCTAGAGTCTTTAGAAACTGTGCAAGTTAAAGAGCTTGAAAAGCAATACAACATCAAGAATGTTGAGATTGACGACGTTGAAATCGAACCAAGCACAGAACAGCAACCAGAGCTCAGCGAATCTGCTCAATAA
- the leuS gene encoding leucine--tRNA ligase, producing MQEQYNPQEIEQKVQQHWDNSETFVVSEDPNKEKFYCLSMFPYPSGRLHMGHVRNYTIGDVVSRFQRLQGKNVMQPIGWDAFGLPAENAAVKNNTAPAPWTYENIEYMKNQLKLLGFGYDWNREFATCTPEYYRWEQEFFTKLYEKGLVYKKTSSVNWCPNDQTVLANEQVEDGCCWRCDTPVEQKKIPQWFIKITEYAQELLDDLDNLEGWPEMVKTMQRNWIGRSEGVELSFAVNGEEAPLEVYTTRPDTLMGVSYVGIAAGHPLAEKASKNNPELAAFVEECRNTKVAEAELATMEKKGMDTGLTAIHPLNGRVVPVYVANFVLMDYGTGAVMAVPAHDQRDYEFATKYGIDIIPVIKPEDGSELDVSEAAYTEKGVLFDSGEFDGLAFQEAFDAIAAKLEAEGKGKKTVNFRLRDWGVSRQRYWGAPIPMVTTEDGEVHPVPADQLPVILPEDVVMDGVTSPIKADKSWAETTFNGEPALRETDTFDTFMESSWYYARYCSPQADDILDPEKANYWLPVDQYIGGIEHACMHLLYSRFFHKLLRDAGYVTSDEPFKQLLCQGMVLADAFYHENEKGTKEWVAPTDVAVERDGKGRITSAKDNQGRDVAHSGMIKMSKSKNNGIDPQEMVDKYGADTVRLFMMFASPADMTLEWQESGVEGANRFLKRVWKLVHAHSSKGAAESVDVATLSGDQKALRRDVHKTISKVTDDIGRRQTFNTAIAAIMELMNKLAKAPQESAQDRAILDEALKAVVRMLYPMTPHISYEMWIALGESDVDSATWPTFDEKALVEDEKTIVVMINGKLRAKLTVAADATEEQVRELGLNDENAKKFLDGLTIRKVIFVPGKLLNIVAN from the coding sequence ATGCAAGAACAATATAACCCGCAAGAGATTGAACAAAAGGTTCAACAACACTGGGATAACAGCGAAACTTTCGTTGTAAGTGAAGACCCAAACAAAGAAAAATTCTACTGTCTTTCTATGTTCCCGTACCCAAGTGGCCGACTGCACATGGGTCACGTGCGTAACTACACCATCGGTGATGTGGTATCTCGTTTCCAACGTCTACAAGGCAAAAACGTAATGCAACCAATCGGTTGGGATGCATTCGGCCTACCTGCAGAAAACGCAGCTGTAAAAAACAACACAGCACCTGCACCATGGACTTACGAAAACATCGAATACATGAAAAACCAGCTTAAGCTTCTTGGCTTTGGTTACGACTGGAATCGTGAATTCGCAACATGTACACCTGAATACTACCGCTGGGAACAAGAGTTCTTCACTAAGCTTTACGAAAAAGGCCTAGTATACAAGAAGACATCTTCTGTTAACTGGTGTCCAAACGACCAAACTGTACTAGCAAACGAGCAAGTAGAAGATGGTTGCTGCTGGCGTTGTGATACTCCAGTAGAGCAAAAGAAAATTCCACAGTGGTTCATTAAGATCACTGAGTACGCTCAAGAGCTACTAGATGACCTAGATAACCTTGAAGGTTGGCCTGAAATGGTTAAAACCATGCAGCGCAACTGGATCGGTCGCTCTGAAGGTGTTGAGCTATCTTTCGCTGTTAACGGTGAAGAAGCACCACTAGAAGTGTACACAACTCGTCCTGATACGCTGATGGGTGTGTCTTACGTTGGTATCGCTGCAGGTCACCCTCTTGCAGAGAAAGCGTCTAAGAACAACCCTGAGCTTGCTGCATTCGTTGAAGAGTGTCGCAACACCAAAGTTGCTGAAGCTGAACTAGCAACGATGGAAAAGAAAGGTATGGATACTGGCCTAACGGCTATCCACCCTCTTAACGGTCGTGTTGTTCCTGTATACGTAGCAAACTTCGTACTTATGGATTACGGCACAGGTGCGGTAATGGCGGTTCCAGCTCACGATCAACGTGACTACGAGTTCGCAACTAAGTACGGAATCGATATCATTCCAGTAATCAAGCCAGAAGATGGTTCTGAGCTAGATGTATCTGAAGCAGCTTACACCGAGAAAGGCGTACTGTTCGACTCTGGTGAGTTCGATGGTCTTGCTTTCCAAGAAGCATTCGACGCAATTGCTGCGAAGCTAGAAGCTGAAGGCAAAGGTAAGAAAACAGTAAACTTCCGTCTACGTGACTGGGGTGTATCTCGTCAACGTTACTGGGGTGCACCAATCCCAATGGTAACGACTGAAGATGGTGAAGTTCACCCAGTACCAGCAGACCAACTACCAGTGATTCTTCCTGAAGATGTGGTAATGGATGGTGTAACTAGCCCTATCAAGGCTGACAAGTCGTGGGCAGAAACAACATTCAACGGCGAACCAGCTCTACGTGAAACAGACACGTTCGATACGTTCATGGAGTCTTCTTGGTACTACGCTCGTTACTGTTCACCACAAGCTGACGATATCCTAGATCCAGAAAAAGCGAATTACTGGCTACCAGTAGACCAGTACATCGGTGGTATCGAGCACGCTTGTATGCACCTATTGTACTCTCGTTTCTTCCACAAACTGCTACGTGACGCAGGTTACGTAACGTCTGACGAACCGTTCAAGCAACTACTATGTCAAGGCATGGTACTAGCAGATGCGTTCTACCACGAGAACGAGAAAGGCACTAAAGAGTGGGTTGCTCCTACAGATGTTGCTGTAGAGCGTGACGGTAAAGGCCGTATCACTTCTGCGAAAGACAACCAAGGCCGTGACGTTGCTCACTCAGGCATGATCAAGATGTCTAAGTCGAAAAACAACGGTATCGACCCACAAGAGATGGTAGACAAGTACGGTGCTGACACAGTACGTCTATTCATGATGTTTGCATCACCTGCAGACATGACACTTGAGTGGCAAGAATCTGGTGTTGAAGGTGCAAACCGCTTCCTTAAACGTGTTTGGAAACTGGTTCACGCTCACTCATCTAAGGGCGCGGCTGAATCTGTTGACGTTGCAACACTTTCTGGTGACCAAAAAGCACTTCGTCGTGATGTTCACAAGACTATCTCGAAAGTAACGGACGATATCGGCCGTCGTCAAACGTTCAACACAGCGATCGCTGCGATCATGGAACTGATGAACAAACTGGCGAAAGCGCCTCAAGAATCAGCACAAGATCGTGCAATCCTTGACGAAGCACTGAAAGCAGTAGTTCGCATGCTTTACCCAATGACTCCTCACATCTCTTACGAAATGTGGATTGCTCTTGGTGAATCAGATGTTGACTCAGCAACATGGCCAACATTTGACGAGAAAGCACTAGTTGAAGACGAGAAGACGATCGTTGTTATGATCAACGGTAAGCTGCGCGCGAAGCTAACTGTGGCAGCTGATGCAACAGAAGAGCAGGTTCGTGAGCTTGGTCTGAACGATGAGAACGCTAAGAAGTTCCTAGATGGCTTAACGATCCGTAAAGTCATCTTTGTACCGGGTAAGCTTCTAAACATCGTTGCTAACTAA
- a CDS encoding zinc ribbon-containing protein translates to MPKKKALYEEVVEEVIETLKHSPEELNNKIETSGKYAKAANDMTKDELSLISAYVKSDLKEFSESYEESKSGPFYLMIADSIWQGLLDITDRTKVEWVELFQDLEHQGLYQAGEVIGLGTLVCDECGHQTEYNHPTTIIPCIKCGSKGFSRKALKP, encoded by the coding sequence ATGCCGAAGAAAAAAGCACTCTATGAAGAAGTGGTTGAAGAGGTTATCGAAACGCTGAAGCATAGTCCTGAAGAGCTCAACAACAAAATCGAAACATCAGGCAAATATGCGAAAGCCGCCAATGACATGACTAAAGATGAGCTATCGCTGATCTCTGCTTACGTGAAGTCAGACTTGAAAGAGTTTTCTGAGAGCTACGAAGAGAGCAAAAGCGGTCCATTTTATCTGATGATTGCTGACTCTATTTGGCAGGGGCTTCTAGATATTACCGATCGCACCAAAGTCGAGTGGGTCGAGCTATTCCAAGATTTAGAGCACCAAGGCTTATATCAAGCTGGCGAAGTGATTGGCTTGGGTACACTTGTCTGTGATGAGTGTGGTCATCAAACTGAATATAACCATCCAACGACCATCATTCCATGTATCAAGTGCGGCTCGAAAGGGTTTAGTCGCAAAGCATTAAAGCCATAA
- the lnt gene encoding apolipoprotein N-acyltransferase, whose product MTKTFIHRLLRPLAAVFVGAITTLSFAPYSIWPLAILSPALLLLLIHNRSPKSALWIGYAWGLGQFTTGISWVYVSIDGFGGMPLAANLFLMALLVGYLAVYSGLFTWSLNKFFPTNNLSRFFLAAPALWLISDWLRGWVMTGFPWLWLGYSQIDSPLGSFAPIGGVELVTLTIIVSASAFAYAVINRAWSIVVIPAVVFSTGFGIRNIDWVTPNPEKTTSVVLIQGNVDQDSKWLPSHRWPTMMKYTDLSRENWDADIIIWPEAAIPAFEVEIPSFLRNLDSAAKINNSSIITGVLNQSEDKKYYNSILSLGVNPYGEYSYDPDERYHKHHLLPFGEFVPFEDILRPLAPFFNLPMSSFSRGDFIQPNIVANGRHLAPALCYEIIFNDQVRQNVTDDTDFILTLSNDAWFGRSIGPLQHMEIAQMRALELGKPLIRSTNNGVTAVTDYKGNIIKQIPQFETAVLKAELVSTDGQTPYRVVGTWPLYIWVLLSLVIGWGVRKPKN is encoded by the coding sequence ATGACTAAGACTTTTATTCATCGCCTATTACGGCCGCTTGCGGCCGTTTTTGTTGGCGCTATAACCACCCTCTCATTCGCTCCATACTCAATATGGCCTCTTGCCATTCTCAGCCCAGCTTTATTACTGCTACTGATCCACAATCGTTCACCTAAGAGTGCACTTTGGATTGGTTATGCATGGGGCCTAGGTCAGTTCACCACAGGAATCAGCTGGGTATATGTCAGTATTGACGGCTTTGGCGGTATGCCACTAGCGGCCAATCTATTTTTGATGGCACTCCTCGTTGGCTATTTAGCCGTATACTCAGGGCTCTTTACTTGGAGCTTAAATAAGTTCTTCCCCACTAATAATTTAAGCCGATTCTTCCTAGCCGCTCCGGCACTATGGTTGATCAGTGATTGGCTACGCGGCTGGGTAATGACAGGCTTCCCATGGTTGTGGTTGGGCTATAGCCAAATCGACTCTCCGTTAGGCTCTTTCGCACCAATTGGTGGTGTCGAGCTAGTGACTCTTACCATTATCGTTTCAGCATCAGCGTTTGCTTATGCGGTTATAAACAGAGCCTGGAGCATCGTTGTTATTCCTGCAGTCGTATTTAGTACTGGCTTTGGTATTCGCAACATCGATTGGGTAACACCGAATCCTGAAAAAACCACCTCAGTGGTGTTGATTCAAGGTAATGTCGACCAGGACAGCAAATGGCTGCCAAGTCACCGCTGGCCGACTATGATGAAATACACTGACCTAAGCAGGGAAAACTGGGATGCAGATATCATTATCTGGCCAGAGGCCGCGATCCCTGCTTTTGAAGTCGAGATACCGTCTTTCCTACGTAACTTAGATAGCGCAGCTAAGATAAACAACAGTTCCATCATCACAGGTGTACTGAACCAGTCTGAAGATAAGAAATACTACAACAGTATTCTTTCTCTTGGTGTTAACCCATATGGTGAATACAGCTATGACCCAGACGAGCGCTACCACAAACATCACCTATTACCATTTGGTGAGTTTGTACCCTTTGAAGATATATTGCGTCCATTAGCACCGTTCTTTAACTTGCCAATGTCATCGTTCAGTCGTGGCGATTTCATCCAGCCAAACATTGTTGCTAACGGTCGTCATCTAGCGCCAGCTCTGTGTTATGAGATCATCTTTAATGATCAAGTAAGACAGAATGTGACAGACGATACGGACTTTATTCTAACGCTCTCTAACGATGCGTGGTTTGGCCGTTCAATTGGTCCATTACAACATATGGAAATCGCACAAATGCGTGCCTTAGAGCTTGGTAAGCCGCTAATTCGCTCAACCAACAACGGTGTGACAGCGGTGACGGACTACAAAGGCAATATCATCAAGCAAATACCTCAGTTTGAAACGGCAGTTCTGAAAGCCGAGCTTGTTTCAACAGATGGCCAAACCCCTTACCGCGTGGTCGGTACTTGGCCATTGTATATTTGGGTGCTACTAAGCTTGGTAATTGGCTGGGGTGTGAGAAAACCAAAGAACTAG
- the corC gene encoding CNNM family magnesium/cobalt transport protein CorC (CorC(YbeX) belongs to the Cyclin M Mg2+ Exporter (CNNM) family, and was characterized as belonging to a set of three proteins, at least one of which must be present for CorA to function.) has protein sequence MNEGNPPTSEGSKKSEGPSRKSFFERLGQLFQGEVKDRQELVDVIRDSEINDLIDHDTRDMLEGVMEISEMRVRDIMLPRSQMVTVERTDDLDTLIALITDAQHSRYPVISEDKDHVEGILLAKDLLKYLGSDSAPFDIEQVIRPAVVVPESKRVDRLLKEFREERYHMSIVVDEFGGVSGLVTIEDILEEIVGEIEDEFDDEEELDIRKLSKHTFSVKALTTIEEFNNTFDTAFSDDEVDTVGGMVMTALGHLPVRGEIVEIENYHFKITSADNRRVIQLQVTIPDEQPLPTIEE, from the coding sequence ATGAACGAAGGTAACCCCCCCACTTCTGAGGGAAGTAAAAAATCTGAAGGTCCGAGTAGAAAGTCCTTCTTTGAACGCCTAGGCCAACTATTTCAAGGCGAGGTAAAAGACCGCCAAGAGCTCGTAGATGTAATCCGCGACTCAGAAATTAATGACCTGATTGACCACGACACTCGCGACATGCTCGAAGGTGTTATGGAAATTTCAGAGATGCGAGTACGCGATATCATGCTGCCTCGTTCTCAAATGGTTACAGTAGAGCGCACCGATGATTTAGATACATTGATTGCGTTGATTACTGATGCTCAACACTCTCGCTACCCAGTGATCAGTGAAGATAAAGACCATGTTGAAGGCATTCTATTAGCGAAGGACCTACTTAAATACCTGGGTTCAGACAGTGCCCCATTTGATATCGAACAAGTGATTCGCCCTGCGGTTGTTGTTCCTGAAAGTAAGCGAGTTGATCGCCTACTTAAGGAGTTCCGTGAAGAGCGTTACCACATGTCTATCGTTGTTGATGAGTTTGGTGGTGTCTCTGGCCTAGTAACCATTGAAGATATCCTCGAAGAAATCGTTGGTGAAATTGAAGACGAGTTCGACGATGAAGAAGAGTTGGATATCCGTAAGCTGAGTAAGCATACTTTCTCTGTTAAAGCTTTAACCACCATTGAAGAGTTCAACAACACGTTTGACACTGCTTTCAGTGATGATGAAGTGGATACAGTAGGCGGCATGGTTATGACAGCACTCGGTCACCTGCCAGTTCGTGGCGAAATTGTAGAAATCGAAAACTACCATTTCAAAATAACATCAGCAGATAATCGTCGTGTGATTCAGCTACAGGTAACCATTCCTGACGAGCAGCCTCTTCCGACTATCGAAGAATAA
- the ybeY gene encoding rRNA maturation RNase YbeY, which translates to MSIELDLQLAVENEQGLPTEQDIQFWLDKTIPQFQKSAELTIRIVDTEESHQLNHEYRGKDKPTNVLSFPFEAPPGIELDLLGDLIICRQVVEKEAEEQNKPLLAHWAHMVVHGSLHLLGYDHIEDDEAEEMESLETEIMQAMGFEDPYILEK; encoded by the coding sequence ATGTCTATTGAACTAGACCTACAATTAGCGGTCGAAAATGAGCAAGGTCTTCCAACAGAGCAGGACATTCAGTTTTGGTTGGATAAGACTATACCTCAGTTTCAAAAGAGCGCTGAGCTTACTATCCGTATCGTAGATACCGAAGAAAGCCACCAGCTAAATCATGAATATCGTGGTAAAGACAAACCAACTAACGTGCTATCTTTTCCATTCGAGGCTCCTCCTGGGATTGAGTTAGATCTTCTAGGTGACCTCATTATCTGTCGCCAAGTTGTCGAAAAAGAAGCAGAAGAGCAAAATAAGCCTCTGCTAGCGCACTGGGCTCATATGGTTGTACATGGCAGTCTGCATCTGCTAGGTTATGATCATATCGAAGATGATGAAGCTGAAGAGATGGAGTCACTCGAGACAGAAATCATGCAAGCTATGGGGTTTGAAGACCCATATATTCTAGAAAAGTGA